The window TCATTAGCTTTACAAAGTGCACACCAGTTGGAAAAAGGAAATGCCCCATTTATCAAGACACGTTTTCTGTAATTCCAAAATGATGGAGGTGTTCACGGCTTCAAAACCACAAAATCGATGAAGtaaaactttaactttttgtGGGATCTTTCCATTCCATACCAATCCCAACCTTAATGGATTCCTCTTGAAAACCTCCTCTTTCTTGGTCAATTTCTGAAACGTGACTAGTTGAGGAACATTCAGATGATTCAAGAGTCATACATATATACCCTCCTTGTTCCTAGCTCTTTTCTAGCAACTCCATCATATTTGCTTGcttcttttaagaaatatcATCTCACAGAAATTTTCGAGGAATTTACTTCTCATGCAAAAACCCTTTACAGTAAAGGTATTCATCTGCCAGAGCTgctacattttaaaaactccaAAATCTACACATCAGCAGCTGATTCTTTCTCATCTATTGTCACAAGAAGAAATCCTGGAATCATTTCCCACTAAAAATAGTTAGCCCATAAGTCTAAACGTGAAGATGTTTCTACTAGCAACCATCTCTCTTCACCTTTGTAGCCTCACCCATCCAACACCAACTTTTCCTCTAGTAATTTAAAGCTACAAATCCGCGACGTCTAGAAATAACCTTAACCCAGGAGAACTTCATTTCTAATTATAAACATTTCCAACTCCTCACGTGAATCGAAGTTGGTCTCTAATTTTCCCAATATCTTTATGGCTCTCCAAATGACATTTCCACTAAAGCGTGCCCCCAATACTTTATTGGCCACTCGCTGAACAACCAAAACAATCGTCCATCATAGTGATTCTCTCACTTTCCACATTAATCCCAGAAAGTTCAGATTTACTCAAACATCCACATGGCTGTACCCAAAATGAATTCAAACCAGGTTTTCTTTTGGTTAACAATACACCCAGCAATATAACGGAATTGCAACCCCAAACTAAGAAATTATACAAATCCGGACATGAATCGTCCGATGGCCTGCGCATTAGATTCCTAAGGCACGTAATCGATTCCAACCATAATCAATTGCTGCGGTCTACAAATTCAGTTCCAATACCAGTATTATGCAGgaatgttaaaagaaaaaaatacgaaaaaaacaaccaagtgtattaagaataaatagaaaattactTGGATTCCTCTTCAAGCCACTTGCGAATGTGCTTGACGTTGCGCCTGAAGATTGAAGCCGATTGCTTCACATCGCTCCTCAAAAGAAGAACCACGGCGCTAACGCCGGCCACCGTCAAGATAAAATTGGTTAAAGCCATGAATTTGAATCCTTCAGCCTTAAGTTGAGTACAATTCGAGCTTGTGGACGCCGGTTGGTTACTGGTGTTCCGAATGCATATGCTGACCTGCTTCAATCGTTGTTCCCGTTTAGCTGATTAAAGAAGACGATGGCCTAatgggcttttagggatttgTGATTATTCATTTAAAGCAATTTGGGCCCATCACAAGCCCCAACTCTAGAAAAGCCCAGAGTTCTTTGTTTAATATCGCGGCTCACCGTTagataaaatgaaatgttatCGGCAAGAATGgcaaattataagttttagtttccaaaaataacaaaaataattttagatcgttaaaataacaaaacatacaagatataaagattaaaaaatttatcattaatagaaaGCTTCACCTGTTCATATTTCTCTTATTGTTCTTCTTATTGGCAATTTTGcagaattttgattcaattttcaaaaacacgGAAGAGAGACATAGTTCAATCAACTTTGGCAAGAAATCATGAAACTTTACGAAATTTCTTTGGATCAAAACCTCTCAAACTTTCTCATATTGAACAACGCAATGATGATATTCGATAAGAATC of the Cucumis sativus cultivar 9930 chromosome 3, Cucumber_9930_V3, whole genome shotgun sequence genome contains:
- the LOC101219831 gene encoding uncharacterized protein LOC101219831 — translated: MALTNFILTVAGVSAVVLLLRSDVKQSASIFRRNVKHIRKWLEEESKAVENTTKELESKTSQKDIPKDDKH